A single window of Echinimonas agarilytica DNA harbors:
- the pntB gene encoding Re/Si-specific NAD(P)(+) transhydrogenase subunit beta, with translation MSQGLVTAAYIVSALLFIFSLAGLSKQDTAKAGNWYGIAGMAIALIATILSPSVEGLAYIIVAMVIGGAIGIRLALKVEMTQMPELVAILHSFVGLAAVLVGYNSYFEHHNMSELQKLAMDSAVANIHLTEVYLGIFIGAVTFTGSIVAFGKLRGIFSSSPMNIPFKHKLNLLAVVVSIVLMIHFVQVGGVTWPLLIMTLIAFAFGWHLVASIGGADMPVVVSMLNSYSGWAAAAAGFMLANDLLIVTGALVGSSGAILSYIMCKAMNRSFISVIAGGFGTDGTISSSSEEQGEHREASADDVADMLKNAKSVIITPGYGMAVAQAQYPVADMTQKLRDAGVNVRFGIHPVAGRLPGHMNVLLAEAKLPYDIVLEMDEINDDFPETDVVLVIGANDTVNPAAMEDPNSPIAGMPVLEVWNAKEVVVFKRSMNTGYAGVQNPLFFKENTVMLFGDAKASVDNINKAL, from the coding sequence ATGTCTCAAGGACTCGTAACTGCGGCATACATTGTTTCTGCCTTACTGTTTATTTTCAGTTTGGCAGGCTTGTCAAAGCAAGATACAGCAAAAGCAGGCAATTGGTACGGCATTGCCGGTATGGCTATTGCCCTGATTGCTACCATTCTGAGCCCATCGGTTGAAGGCTTGGCTTATATTATTGTGGCCATGGTGATTGGGGGGGCCATTGGTATTCGCTTGGCATTAAAAGTCGAAATGACGCAAATGCCAGAGCTGGTGGCTATTCTACATAGTTTTGTAGGTTTAGCGGCCGTATTGGTTGGTTATAACAGCTATTTTGAACACCACAATATGAGTGAATTGCAAAAGCTTGCAATGGACTCGGCGGTGGCCAATATTCACTTAACCGAGGTGTACTTAGGTATCTTTATTGGCGCAGTCACCTTTACCGGTTCGATTGTTGCGTTTGGGAAGCTGCGTGGCATTTTCTCATCATCCCCGATGAATATTCCGTTCAAGCATAAGCTCAACTTGTTGGCCGTTGTGGTATCTATTGTGCTGATGATCCACTTTGTTCAAGTCGGTGGTGTGACTTGGCCATTGTTGATTATGACACTTATTGCGTTTGCTTTTGGATGGCATTTAGTGGCATCGATTGGTGGAGCAGACATGCCAGTTGTGGTGTCCATGCTTAACTCGTATTCTGGCTGGGCAGCTGCCGCTGCAGGTTTCATGTTAGCGAACGACTTGTTGATTGTGACCGGGGCTTTGGTGGGCTCGTCGGGTGCGATCTTGTCATACATTATGTGTAAGGCGATGAATCGTTCGTTCATCAGTGTGATTGCCGGTGGTTTTGGAACCGATGGGACGATCTCTTCCAGCAGTGAAGAGCAAGGCGAACATCGTGAAGCCAGTGCCGATGATGTGGCCGACATGCTGAAAAATGCTAAGTCGGTCATCATTACGCCAGGTTATGGTATGGCGGTCGCGCAGGCTCAATATCCTGTGGCGGATATGACGCAAAAACTGCGAGATGCTGGTGTGAATGTGCGCTTTGGTATTCACCCTGTTGCAGGCCGTTTGCCCGGGCACATGAACGTCCTGTTGGCCGAAGCCAAACTGCCGTACGACATCGTGTTAGAAATGGATGAAATCAATGATGATTTTCCAGAGACCGATGTGGTGTTGGTGATTGGCGCGAACGATACGGTGAATCCAGCTGCTATGGAAGATCCAAACAGCCCTATTGCAGGCATGCCCGTTCTTGAGGTGTGGAATGCGAAGGAAGTTGTAGTGTTCAAGCGCTCTATGAATACAGGGTATGCAGGTGTTCAGAACCCCTTGTTCTTTAAAGAGAACACGGTGATGTTATTTGGCGACGCTAAGGCCAGCGTTGATAACATTAATAAAGCGCTTTAA
- a CDS encoding DUF6435 family protein — protein MLSFLKPNPVKKKQKKYRAMLADAMQAQRRGDIKSYSLLTAEAEALWQEIETLQKQQ, from the coding sequence ATGTTGAGCTTTTTAAAACCCAATCCTGTCAAAAAGAAACAAAAGAAATATCGAGCAATGCTGGCCGACGCAATGCAGGCTCAACGCCGAGGCGACATCAAGTCTTACTCACTGCTCACCGCAGAGGCTGAAGCACTCTGGCAAGAAATTGAGACCTTGCAAAAACAGCAGTAA
- a CDS encoding winged helix-turn-helix domain-containing protein, which yields MHYHFVQFKLDFEHCQLTVGDECVALDERFFKLFEALIEVYPDYCSKADLLHKIWADTVVSEWSLSKLVSDARKEFSKLGYAQEVIQTLNGRGYRLAADIGAQLTPNTPNSPTLKDWLRPSAPVAALLLLLAAMIGGSSYLYYQTARLIHSHEMPTPIVFGEPTDAIGRILWVDDHPLNNHLERHYLEQFKIGVYASVSSEDALRLLDMYPYQAVVSDMGRHGDPLAGIKLLEAMRARDDDTPFYVYTIVTSDELEKQLTESGGQGVAVEPAELYDLILPIFEIAD from the coding sequence TTGCACTATCACTTTGTCCAATTTAAGCTCGACTTTGAACATTGCCAACTCACGGTAGGTGATGAATGTGTGGCGCTTGATGAACGTTTTTTCAAATTATTTGAGGCTTTAATCGAGGTTTACCCTGACTATTGCTCCAAAGCCGATCTGCTTCATAAAATTTGGGCCGACACTGTGGTGTCAGAGTGGTCTTTGTCCAAATTAGTATCCGATGCTCGAAAAGAGTTTTCTAAGCTTGGTTACGCACAAGAAGTCATTCAAACACTGAATGGCCGCGGATACCGGTTAGCCGCCGATATTGGGGCTCAACTCACACCTAACACCCCCAACTCCCCAACCTTAAAAGATTGGCTTCGGCCTAGTGCTCCGGTCGCAGCGTTATTGCTGTTATTGGCAGCCATGATTGGTGGAAGTTCCTACTTATATTATCAAACGGCCCGCCTCATCCATTCTCATGAAATGCCTACTCCAATAGTCTTTGGTGAGCCGACAGATGCGATTGGGCGCATTTTATGGGTTGACGATCACCCATTAAATAATCACCTAGAGCGCCATTACTTAGAGCAATTCAAAATCGGTGTCTACGCCTCGGTGAGCAGTGAAGATGCATTGCGTTTACTGGATATGTACCCGTATCAGGCTGTTGTATCTGATATGGGCCGCCATGGCGATCCGTTGGCTGGTATTAAATTACTCGAAGCCATGCGAGCACGAGACGATGACACACCGTTTTATGTGTACACCATTGTGACTTCGGATGAACTAGAAAAACAGCTCACGGAGTCCGGTGGGCAAGGTGTTGCGGTTGAACCTGCCGAATTGTATGACTTGATATTGCCGATATTCGAGATTGCTGATTAG
- the ilvY gene encoding HTH-type transcriptional activator IlvY, whose translation MDIRSLRMFCHLATSLHFGQTSTAMHVSAPTLSRTIQRLEEEVGEALFSRDNRRVQLTGAGQRFLLFAQRVLHDWRDLESQLSQDQDALTGQLHIYCSVTASYSFLYDLLMHFRNQHPAVDIKLSTGDPADALDWVKNNDADVVITARPDRLSSGLVFHKLGDAPLQMVGPVVPCQVSQQIATDLIKWESLPYILPERGVSRQRIEKWSKELGFKPNVHAEVSGHEAIVSMVALGLGVGPVPAPVLRNSPLRNSIRVLELPHVLGPFEVGICSAKRSLQDPKVAAFWAVAKSQS comes from the coding sequence ATGGACATCCGTTCATTAAGAATGTTCTGCCATCTCGCTACTAGCCTGCATTTTGGCCAAACCAGCACGGCCATGCATGTGAGCGCGCCTACTTTAAGCCGAACCATCCAACGATTGGAAGAGGAGGTTGGAGAAGCCTTGTTTAGCCGTGACAACCGTCGTGTACAGCTGACCGGTGCGGGTCAGCGCTTCTTGTTGTTTGCGCAACGTGTATTACACGATTGGCGCGACTTAGAAAGCCAACTCAGTCAAGACCAAGATGCGCTCACCGGGCAGCTCCATATTTATTGTTCAGTCACAGCAAGCTATTCATTTTTATATGATTTGCTTATGCACTTTCGAAATCAGCATCCGGCTGTTGATATCAAACTCAGCACGGGTGATCCGGCCGATGCTTTAGATTGGGTAAAAAATAACGATGCCGATGTGGTGATCACAGCCCGCCCCGACAGACTTTCAAGCGGTCTTGTTTTTCACAAATTGGGCGATGCGCCACTACAAATGGTCGGGCCAGTTGTGCCATGTCAGGTCAGTCAACAAATCGCGACAGACCTAATTAAGTGGGAATCGTTGCCCTATATTTTGCCCGAGCGCGGCGTGTCTCGGCAGCGCATTGAAAAATGGAGTAAGGAGCTGGGCTTCAAGCCGAATGTGCATGCCGAAGTGTCTGGTCATGAAGCCATTGTGTCTATGGTAGCGCTGGGATTGGGAGTTGGCCCCGTTCCAGCACCTGTATTGCGAAACAGCCCCCTTCGAAACAGCATTCGAGTACTAGAGTTGCCGCACGTATTAGGGCCTTTCGAGGTGGGGATCTGCTCCGCTAAGCGATCCCTTCAAGATCCGAAAGTAGCTGCCTTTTGGGCGGTTGCAAAATCCCAAAGCTAA
- a CDS encoding LysR family transcriptional regulator: protein MNLNFIKSFLAIYDYQSITKAAEHLNITQPSLSAGLKNFETQLGKSLFHRAGRVITPTDECHYFALQCREIVERLDAALNNTPQIKVCCPELVMQVLPNIDNVYFIETPAIEYSSLDKLRTGEVDIIVDDIAVTDYSFVSEVIGKQKLAFACRKDHPDIGDELSLEQFVNAEHIMLRLKDKNVGALETRTDESFVRNIVREVSGQSNLLLNARHSNAICIVCESMFALADELGLKVLPPPFELRDYEMKLIYHRRHANSQQHIEVRERIKQVLIDL, encoded by the coding sequence ATGAATCTCAACTTCATCAAAAGTTTTTTGGCTATTTACGATTATCAAAGTATTACCAAAGCGGCTGAACATTTAAACATCACTCAGCCTTCGCTCAGTGCAGGCCTTAAAAACTTTGAAACCCAATTGGGCAAATCTTTGTTTCACCGTGCAGGGCGTGTGATCACGCCAACCGATGAATGTCATTACTTTGCACTACAGTGTCGTGAAATCGTTGAAAGGCTCGATGCTGCACTCAACAATACGCCGCAAATCAAAGTGTGCTGTCCTGAATTGGTGATGCAAGTATTGCCCAATATAGACAACGTGTACTTCATTGAAACACCCGCTATCGAATACAGTTCGCTCGACAAACTGCGCACAGGTGAAGTGGATATTATCGTTGATGATATTGCCGTTACGGACTATTCATTTGTATCCGAAGTGATTGGCAAACAAAAACTAGCCTTTGCCTGCCGCAAGGATCATCCAGATATTGGCGATGAGCTGTCACTCGAACAGTTTGTGAATGCCGAGCATATTATGCTCAGGCTGAAAGACAAAAATGTAGGGGCGCTTGAAACCCGAACCGATGAGAGTTTTGTTCGCAATATTGTTAGAGAAGTGTCCGGGCAATCAAATTTATTACTCAATGCGCGTCACTCGAATGCAATCTGTATTGTGTGTGAGTCTATGTTTGCGCTGGCTGACGAATTGGGACTCAAGGTCTTACCGCCACCGTTTGAGCTTCGCGATTACGAGATGAAACTCATCTATCATCGCCGTCATGCCAATAGTCAGCAGCATATTGAGGTTCGTGAGCGAATTAAACAGGTACTTATCGACCTTTAA
- a CDS encoding winged helix-turn-helix domain-containing protein, translated as MAEHVEKANPFQLNQYLVEPDRDRISLGEQQFKLEPKVMAVLVYLAQHPERVISVDELMAQVWKGTIVSRQSVQRCVSVLRKIFSTSGDDDVYICTFPKKGYQLAITPVILERTENSYIGPNTAVKRPYYKIYAGLFVLTIVAVLMITNVFVPNETNQNSHSISVQSVSKFTAADGYDFEFAIHPTSNAIAFARLVDGQFSIFIRHTDGHEWRVKHIGHAHPAISLAWSPNGQQLIAAWRKSLSSITAFNFNPDQTQTTSEQIIIDTSRYLYRDIGYLNNSTLLVRRSPNSKHEFTLHTINLEDFNTFEYSEPGRVKSLSVLNGSVAYILIDNRQHHLVLKDATGATQLKHTTSTSISDVTWLPDRSGVLYVSDRRVQVFKLDGSVEPLPLEIQGHLSKPRITSDGAQLYVMRYEPNFDIMTHSLLEECCQEITVSGVQKHSGATYSHHNNGFAYVSEASGSPQIWHIRNGQPPEQLTHIENHQSIRNIHWSADDQRIMFSVDNDIYIHDVSDGSDRIVVQHNLFVTPLGFGASADDIYYVDMNNQRASYWHQSISSGQRELLAIPDRSQVMTQQSHLYFLNGNTLSALRGDQAVALASDFASDTRLIAANNSGIYYFLVRPNQRKNIYKFDFNTHSHSTVALRNSYKGLITDVNDDELALTRHEAVVKREIYQFNLK; from the coding sequence ATGGCAGAACATGTAGAAAAAGCCAATCCATTCCAATTAAATCAATACCTAGTTGAACCTGACCGAGATCGCATCAGTTTGGGTGAACAACAATTTAAGCTTGAACCCAAAGTCATGGCGGTATTAGTTTATCTCGCTCAACACCCTGAGCGAGTCATTAGTGTTGATGAATTAATGGCGCAAGTATGGAAGGGCACGATTGTTTCAAGGCAATCGGTACAGCGCTGCGTATCAGTGCTGCGTAAGATCTTTAGCACCTCTGGCGATGACGATGTGTACATTTGCACCTTTCCCAAAAAAGGATATCAGCTTGCGATAACACCCGTCATTCTTGAGCGAACCGAAAATTCCTACATCGGCCCTAATACTGCTGTCAAACGGCCATATTACAAAATCTATGCTGGGCTATTTGTACTCACCATTGTCGCGGTGCTAATGATCACCAATGTATTCGTTCCCAATGAGACGAATCAAAATAGTCACTCAATTTCCGTTCAGAGCGTGTCGAAATTTACCGCTGCGGACGGCTACGATTTTGAATTTGCCATTCATCCCACATCCAACGCAATTGCCTTTGCACGGTTAGTAGATGGTCAATTTTCTATTTTTATTCGTCACACCGATGGACACGAGTGGCGCGTGAAACATATTGGTCACGCTCACCCAGCAATCAGCCTTGCTTGGTCGCCAAACGGCCAGCAATTAATCGCGGCATGGCGTAAATCGCTGTCATCGATCACTGCATTCAATTTCAACCCAGATCAAACGCAAACAACCTCCGAGCAAATCATTATCGATACCTCACGCTATTTGTATCGAGACATTGGCTATCTAAACAACAGCACGCTGCTGGTAAGGCGCTCTCCCAATTCAAAACACGAATTTACCCTGCATACCATCAATCTAGAGGACTTCAACACCTTTGAATACAGTGAACCAGGCCGCGTAAAAAGCCTATCGGTATTGAACGGTTCGGTGGCGTACATTCTCATCGATAACCGCCAACATCACTTGGTGCTGAAAGATGCCACTGGCGCAACACAACTGAAACATACAACCAGCACATCTATCTCTGACGTGACTTGGCTACCCGATCGTTCAGGCGTGCTTTATGTATCAGATAGGCGTGTTCAGGTGTTTAAACTCGATGGCTCTGTCGAGCCCCTACCACTTGAGATTCAAGGGCACTTATCGAAACCTCGGATAACATCCGATGGAGCTCAGTTATACGTCATGCGGTACGAACCCAACTTTGACATCATGACGCATTCTCTACTCGAGGAATGTTGCCAAGAAATTACTGTTTCCGGTGTGCAAAAGCACTCAGGTGCGACTTATTCACACCACAATAATGGTTTTGCCTATGTGTCAGAAGCTTCGGGTAGCCCTCAAATTTGGCACATAAGAAATGGACAGCCACCCGAACAGCTAACTCACATAGAAAACCATCAATCGATTCGAAACATTCATTGGTCGGCCGACGATCAGCGCATTATGTTTTCGGTTGATAACGATATTTATATCCATGATGTGTCAGATGGAAGCGATCGAATCGTGGTTCAGCACAACTTGTTCGTCACCCCCCTAGGATTTGGGGCATCGGCCGATGATATCTACTACGTGGATATGAACAATCAACGCGCAAGTTATTGGCACCAATCCATTTCAAGTGGACAGCGAGAGTTACTGGCCATTCCCGACAGAAGCCAAGTGATGACTCAACAAAGCCATTTATATTTTTTAAACGGGAATACTTTAAGTGCGTTGCGTGGCGATCAAGCCGTGGCCTTGGCCAGTGACTTTGCATCGGATACGCGTCTTATTGCTGCAAATAATTCAG
- a CDS encoding Re/Si-specific NAD(P)(+) transhydrogenase subunit alpha: MQIGIPKELTLNEKRVAATPTSVIQLNKLGFDVVVESGAGLESNFNDASYVEVGATIVESAVAWQSDIVLKVNGPIETDTGHEADQMKQGATLISFLWPAQNEALVQLLADKQINAMAMDMVPRISRAQSLDALSSMANIAGYRAVVEAAHHFGRFFTGQITAAGKVPPAKVLVIGAGVAGLAAIGAAGSLGAEVRAFDTRPEVKEQINSMGASFLELEFEEEAGSGDGYAKVMSEEFIAAEMALFREQAKEVDIIITTALIPGRPAPKLILEDMVGLMKPGSVIVDLAAATGGNCELTEKDIVVVKEDVTIIGYTDLPSRLPGQASQLYSTNLVNLLKLLCKEKDGNIDIDFDDVVIRGVSSTKEGEVTFPPPAIQVSAAPKAEPTPEPVVAEPEKPANPWIKRGLALAGLAAFGWVANVAPADFLAHFTVFILACVVGYYVVWNVSHSLHTPLMSVTNAISGIIIVGALLQVGQGGWLITLLSFIAVLIAAINIFGGFTVTQRMLKMFTK, translated from the coding sequence ATGCAAATAGGGATTCCCAAGGAACTAACCCTCAATGAAAAGCGTGTCGCTGCGACTCCTACATCTGTCATTCAACTGAATAAGTTGGGGTTTGATGTAGTCGTCGAAAGCGGTGCGGGTCTTGAGTCAAATTTTAATGATGCCAGCTACGTAGAAGTAGGGGCGACGATTGTTGAATCTGCCGTTGCTTGGCAAAGCGATATCGTATTGAAGGTCAATGGACCGATAGAAACCGATACGGGCCATGAAGCCGATCAAATGAAGCAAGGCGCCACACTAATTAGTTTTTTGTGGCCAGCCCAAAATGAAGCTCTTGTGCAGCTTTTAGCCGACAAACAAATAAACGCCATGGCGATGGATATGGTGCCGCGTATTTCACGCGCCCAATCACTTGATGCCTTGAGTTCAATGGCCAACATTGCCGGCTACCGCGCAGTGGTTGAAGCCGCGCATCACTTTGGCCGTTTCTTTACCGGCCAAATTACCGCCGCTGGTAAAGTTCCACCCGCTAAAGTGCTTGTGATTGGTGCCGGTGTGGCCGGTTTAGCCGCCATTGGTGCGGCTGGTAGTTTAGGTGCAGAAGTACGCGCATTTGACACTCGTCCAGAGGTGAAAGAGCAAATCAACTCAATGGGTGCGAGCTTTCTTGAATTAGAATTCGAAGAAGAAGCAGGCAGTGGCGACGGTTACGCCAAAGTTATGTCTGAGGAGTTCATTGCTGCTGAAATGGCATTGTTCCGTGAACAAGCCAAAGAAGTCGATATCATCATTACCACCGCACTCATCCCGGGCCGCCCTGCTCCCAAACTCATTTTGGAAGACATGGTTGGTTTAATGAAGCCGGGCAGCGTAATTGTTGATTTGGCCGCTGCTACAGGTGGCAACTGCGAGTTAACTGAAAAAGATATTGTGGTGGTGAAAGAAGATGTCACCATCATTGGATACACAGATTTGCCGTCTCGTTTACCGGGTCAAGCTAGCCAGCTCTACAGCACTAACTTAGTCAATCTTCTCAAGCTGTTATGTAAAGAAAAAGACGGCAATATCGACATCGACTTTGATGATGTTGTGATTCGTGGCGTTTCTTCAACCAAAGAGGGTGAAGTGACTTTCCCGCCTCCGGCAATTCAGGTCAGCGCTGCTCCTAAAGCAGAGCCAACGCCTGAGCCTGTGGTCGCAGAGCCCGAAAAACCAGCAAACCCTTGGATTAAGCGCGGCCTTGCATTGGCTGGACTTGCCGCATTTGGTTGGGTTGCTAATGTTGCTCCTGCAGATTTTCTAGCTCATTTTACGGTGTTTATCTTGGCATGTGTGGTGGGTTATTACGTTGTGTGGAATGTGAGCCACTCGCTGCATACTCCACTGATGAGTGTCACCAATGCAATTTCGGGCATCATTATCGTAGGTGCTTTGTTGCAAGTAGGCCAAGGCGGTTGGTTAATTACCTTACTGTCGTTCATTGCGGTATTGATCGCAGCCATCAATATTTTTGGTGGATTTACCGTGACTCAGCGTATGCTGAAAATGTTCACTAAGTAA
- the ilvC gene encoding ketol-acid reductoisomerase codes for MANYFNTLNLRQQLAQLGVCRFMNRNEFADGCNFLKGKKIVIVGCGAQGLNQGLNMRDSGLDVSYALREAAIKEKRQSWQQATDNGFTVGTYEELIPTADLVCNLTPDKQHTNVVETVMPLMKQDAALGYSHGFNIVEEGMQVRKDLTVVMVAPKCPGSEVREEYKRGFGVPTLIAVHPENDPQGHGADIAKAWASATGGDRAGVLSSSFVAEVKSDLMGEQTILCGMLQTGAILGHEKMVADGMDSDYAAKLIQYGWETVTEALKIGGITLMMDRLSNPAKVKAFDLAEELKGLMAPLFQKHMDDIICGEFSSTMMEDWANNDANLLKWREETAETSFEKASATDAQIDEQEFFDKGILLVAMIKAGVELAFETMVDAGIIEESAYYESLHETPLIANTIARRKLYEMNVVISDTAEYGNYLFSHAAVPLLREKLMPNLTTEVIGKGAEFDSNSVDNMRLAEVNEAIRNHPIESVGKTLRGYMTDMKRIVEVL; via the coding sequence ATGGCTAATTACTTCAACACCCTAAACTTGAGACAACAATTGGCTCAGTTAGGCGTATGCCGCTTCATGAACCGCAATGAATTTGCAGATGGTTGCAACTTCCTCAAAGGAAAGAAAATTGTCATCGTAGGTTGTGGCGCACAAGGTTTGAACCAAGGTTTGAACATGCGCGACTCTGGCCTCGATGTAAGCTACGCACTGCGTGAAGCTGCGATTAAGGAAAAGCGCCAATCTTGGCAGCAAGCAACTGACAATGGTTTTACTGTTGGTACTTATGAAGAGCTTATTCCTACCGCAGATCTCGTGTGTAACTTAACGCCAGACAAACAACACACTAATGTTGTTGAAACGGTCATGCCGTTAATGAAACAAGACGCGGCATTAGGTTACTCACACGGCTTCAACATTGTTGAAGAAGGCATGCAAGTTCGTAAAGACTTGACCGTAGTAATGGTTGCTCCTAAGTGTCCTGGTTCAGAAGTACGCGAAGAATATAAGCGTGGCTTTGGTGTTCCAACACTCATCGCTGTTCACCCAGAAAATGACCCTCAGGGTCACGGTGCAGACATTGCGAAAGCATGGGCTTCTGCAACCGGTGGTGACCGCGCAGGTGTATTGTCTTCATCTTTCGTAGCGGAAGTGAAGTCAGACCTAATGGGCGAGCAAACAATTCTGTGTGGCATGCTTCAAACGGGCGCAATCTTGGGCCACGAGAAGATGGTTGCTGACGGAATGGACAGCGACTACGCAGCAAAATTAATTCAGTACGGTTGGGAAACTGTCACTGAAGCGCTGAAGATTGGCGGCATCACATTGATGATGGACCGTTTAAGCAATCCAGCAAAAGTTAAAGCGTTCGACTTGGCTGAAGAGTTGAAAGGCTTAATGGCACCTTTGTTCCAAAAGCACATGGATGACATCATCTGTGGCGAGTTCTCCTCAACGATGATGGAAGACTGGGCGAACAACGATGCAAACCTATTGAAGTGGCGTGAAGAAACAGCCGAAACTAGTTTTGAAAAAGCATCAGCAACAGACGCACAAATCGACGAGCAAGAGTTCTTCGACAAAGGCATCTTGTTGGTTGCCATGATCAAAGCAGGTGTTGAGCTAGCGTTCGAAACCATGGTAGATGCAGGCATCATCGAAGAGTCTGCTTACTATGAATCGCTTCACGAAACACCATTAATCGCCAATACCATTGCACGTCGCAAATTGTACGAGATGAACGTTGTGATTTCAGATACTGCTGAATACGGTAACTATCTGTTCTCTCACGCAGCCGTACCGTTGCTTCGCGAAAAACTCATGCCAAATCTGACAACAGAAGTGATCGGAAAAGGTGCAGAGTTCGATAGCAATAGTGTTGACAACATGCGTTTAGCTGAAGTGAACGAAGCAATTCGTAATCACCCAATCGAAAGTGTTGGTAAAACCCTACGTGGTTATATGACTGACATGAAACGTATTGTAGAAGTTTTGTAG
- a CDS encoding hotdog fold domain-containing protein: MMANYVLSTYQKFSKLPFGQWLFSRYAARRAPYFTTISPLVTDLSENHCECLIKKRKRVTNHIGTVHVIAICNGLELAMGFMAEASIPKHLRWIPKGMQVDYAAKAETNIRCVVSVKPEQWQVGDMKVVVNAYDDANQIVVSGVITLWISEKPQSSG; this comes from the coding sequence ATGATGGCAAATTACGTACTTTCAACTTATCAAAAATTTTCTAAGTTACCCTTTGGTCAATGGCTTTTTAGCCGTTATGCGGCACGTAGAGCACCGTATTTCACCACTATTTCGCCACTTGTCACTGATCTTTCAGAAAACCATTGTGAATGCCTCATAAAAAAGCGCAAACGCGTGACTAATCATATTGGAACCGTCCACGTCATCGCTATTTGCAATGGACTAGAATTAGCGATGGGGTTCATGGCTGAAGCATCTATTCCCAAACACTTGCGCTGGATACCCAAGGGGATGCAAGTAGATTATGCGGCAAAGGCTGAAACTAATATTCGCTGTGTGGTGTCAGTGAAACCCGAACAATGGCAAGTAGGCGATATGAAAGTGGTCGTGAATGCTTATGACGATGCAAACCAAATCGTTGTGTCTGGCGTGATCACGCTGTGGATCTCGGAAAAACCTCAATCTAGCGGGTGA
- the epd gene encoding erythrose-4-phosphate dehydrogenase produces the protein MSLKFPTLEQPLRIAINGFGRIGRSAMRALYESGLRDYIQLVAINELASPEAIRHLAQYDSTHGKFYLPVSIGEGVLWVEEDAIALTHEPNPEHLPWEELKVDIVLECTGVFSSRADAQKHIDAGAKKVLFSHPADADVDSTIVFGVNQHELREDHDILSNASCTTNCCVPILCVLDEMFGIERGAITTIHSAMHDQNVIDAYHHDLRRTRAASQSIIPVDTKLARGIERILPHMENKFEAIAVRVPTTNVTAMDLSLTLSTRVDVASINSVLSQASEERFIGIVDYTEDPLVSADFIHDEHSCIVDGSQTRVSDGHLVKLLLWCDNEWGFANRMLDTCLAMATINAERPSE, from the coding sequence ATGTCACTTAAATTCCCGACCCTAGAACAACCTCTTCGAATTGCGATTAACGGTTTTGGCCGAATTGGCCGCAGCGCAATGCGTGCCTTGTACGAGTCGGGGTTGCGCGATTACATTCAGCTCGTTGCCATCAATGAGCTGGCAAGTCCTGAAGCCATTCGCCATTTAGCACAATACGATTCCACCCACGGCAAATTTTATTTACCGGTCAGTATTGGTGAAGGCGTATTATGGGTTGAAGAAGACGCCATAGCGCTAACTCATGAACCCAACCCTGAACATTTGCCTTGGGAAGAGCTTAAAGTTGATATAGTGCTTGAATGTACGGGTGTATTTTCAAGCCGTGCTGATGCGCAAAAACACATCGATGCAGGCGCAAAGAAAGTTCTGTTCAGCCATCCGGCAGATGCAGATGTCGATTCAACGATTGTATTTGGTGTAAACCAGCACGAGCTCAGAGAAGATCATGACATTTTGTCGAACGCGAGTTGCACCACTAACTGCTGCGTGCCGATTCTTTGTGTTCTCGATGAAATGTTTGGCATTGAGCGCGGTGCAATTACTACGATTCATTCCGCCATGCACGATCAAAATGTCATTGACGCATACCACCACGATTTACGCCGAACTCGGGCTGCAAGCCAATCTATTATCCCAGTCGATACAAAATTGGCGCGTGGTATTGAACGCATTTTGCCGCATATGGAAAACAAGTTCGAAGCCATTGCGGTTCGAGTTCCAACCACGAATGTCACAGCAATGGACTTGTCGTTAACGCTATCCACGCGAGTTGATGTGGCGAGCATTAATTCAGTGCTGTCACAAGCGTCTGAAGAGCGCTTTATTGGTATTGTTGATTACACAGAAGACCCCTTAGTGTCGGCCGACTTCATTCATGATGAGCACTCTTGCATTGTCGATGGTTCACAAACGCGCGTGTCTGACGGACATTTAGTCAAATTACTATTGTGGTGCGATAACGAGTGGGGGTTTGCGAACCGAATGCTCGACACTTGTTTAGCCATGGCCACCATCAATGCCGAACGGCCTTCTGAGTAA